A stretch of Flavobacterium sp. N2270 DNA encodes these proteins:
- a CDS encoding glycosyltransferase family 2 protein gives MKKIAVVILNWNGEKLLREFLPSVIQFSAEATVYVADNASTDGSIEVLQNEFPSVKIIQNTGNFGFAKGYNIALENVEEPYYALVNSDIEVTENWLQPILSTFNNDSKVGIIQPKILAYNNKDYFEYAGAAGGFIDKYGFPFCRGRIFETIEKDNSQYNDTTEIFWASGACFFIRKEVFHKLNGFDADFFAHQEEIDLCWRAFNEGYRIIYNYKSVVYHVGGATLNVGSPQKTFLNFRNSLWMLTKNLPTNKLFPILFFRLILDGIAGIRFLIQGNFKHIFSILKAHFYFYKRLFYFLNKRKNTQKENYFKTKSIIFQYFIKKRTHFDKII, from the coding sequence ATGAAAAAAATAGCTGTAGTCATTTTAAATTGGAACGGAGAAAAACTTTTAAGAGAATTTCTTCCTTCAGTTATTCAATTTTCTGCTGAAGCAACCGTTTATGTTGCAGACAATGCTTCTACAGATGGCTCTATTGAAGTGCTTCAAAATGAATTTCCATCTGTGAAAATTATTCAGAACACAGGTAATTTTGGTTTTGCTAAAGGATATAATATTGCTCTTGAAAATGTAGAAGAACCTTATTATGCATTAGTAAATTCAGATATTGAAGTTACCGAAAATTGGTTACAACCTATTCTTTCTACTTTTAATAATGATTCTAAAGTGGGGATTATTCAACCAAAAATCTTAGCATATAACAATAAAGATTATTTTGAATATGCCGGAGCAGCAGGAGGATTTATTGATAAATACGGATTTCCGTTTTGTAGAGGACGAATTTTTGAAACAATTGAAAAAGACAACAGTCAATACAATGATACTACCGAAATATTTTGGGCAAGTGGTGCTTGCTTTTTCATTAGAAAAGAAGTGTTTCATAAATTAAATGGTTTTGATGCCGATTTTTTTGCCCATCAAGAAGAAATAGATTTGTGTTGGAGAGCTTTTAACGAAGGTTACAGAATAATATATAATTATAAATCAGTAGTTTATCACGTTGGTGGTGCAACTTTAAACGTAGGAAGTCCACAAAAGACCTTTTTAAATTTTAGGAATTCTTTATGGATGTTAACAAAAAACCTTCCAACAAATAAATTATTCCCTATTTTATTTTTTAGACTTATCTTGGACGGTATTGCTGGTATTCGATTTTTAATTCAAGGAAACTTTAAACACATATTTTCAATATTAAAAGCCCATTTTTACTTCTATAAACGTTTATTTTATTTCCTTAACAAAAGAAAAAACACTCAAAAAGAAAATTATTTTAAAACGAAATCAATTATTTTTCAGTACTTTATAAAAAAAAGAACACATTTTGATAAAATAATTTAA
- a CDS encoding type I restriction enzyme HsdR N-terminal domain-containing protein, translating to MQPLNFPKYSFRFKNSENKVSIFDKIRKKFILLTPEEWVRQHVVEFLIDEKKYPKSLINVEKIVKVSGMNKRYDIVVFNSDGSIFLLIECKAPEIKIDQKTFDQIARYNLILNAQYLMVTNGLNHYFCEMDFENEKYSFLKELPEISIKN from the coding sequence ATGCAACCATTAAATTTTCCAAAATATTCTTTCCGATTCAAAAATAGTGAAAATAAAGTGTCTATTTTTGATAAGATTAGAAAAAAATTTATTCTTCTTACTCCAGAAGAATGGGTTAGACAACATGTAGTTGAATTTTTAATTGATGAAAAAAAATATCCAAAATCATTAATAAACGTTGAAAAAATAGTCAAAGTTAGTGGAATGAATAAACGATATGATATTGTTGTGTTCAATTCTGATGGTTCTATTTTTTTATTAATTGAATGTAAAGCTCCAGAAATTAAAATTGACCAAAAAACTTTTGATCAAATTGCGCGTTATAATTTAATTTTAAATGCTCAATATTTAATGGTTACCAACGGACTAAATCATTACTTTTGCGAAATGGATTTTGAAAATGAAAAATATTCGTTTTTGAAAGAATTACCAGAAATTAGCATTAAGAATTAA
- the holA gene encoding DNA polymerase III subunit delta: MDEVIQITKDIKSGNIKPIYFFMGEEPYYIDKLTEFIEDNVLQEHERDFNQTVIYGRDTSIEDIVSTAKRFPMMADRQVVIVKEAQELSRTIDKIDSYIENPQPTTVLVFAYKYKTLDKRKKITKTLAKAGVVYESKKLYENQVGDWIKRTLSGKGYSIEPKAAAMLVEFLGNDLSKISNELDKLKIILPKGHTFTPHDIEENIGISKDYNNFELRKAIGEKDQIKAYKIAEYFSQNPKDNPIVVTTGMVFGFFSQLLQYHGLKDKSKQNVASVLRVNPFFVKDFEVGFRNYPMKKVSAIITTLRDVDLKSKGVNSNSIPQRDLLQEMLVKIFN; the protein is encoded by the coding sequence ATGGACGAAGTCATTCAAATTACAAAAGATATAAAATCTGGAAACATTAAGCCTATCTATTTTTTTATGGGTGAAGAACCTTATTATATAGATAAGTTGACAGAGTTTATTGAAGATAATGTATTGCAAGAGCATGAACGCGATTTTAATCAGACTGTTATTTATGGAAGAGACACAAGTATTGAAGATATAGTTTCAACAGCAAAGCGTTTTCCAATGATGGCCGATAGACAAGTTGTAATTGTTAAAGAAGCTCAAGAATTATCTCGAACTATTGATAAAATTGATTCATATATTGAAAATCCGCAACCTACTACCGTTTTAGTTTTTGCATATAAATACAAAACATTAGATAAACGTAAAAAAATAACTAAAACACTTGCTAAGGCAGGAGTTGTTTATGAAAGTAAAAAACTTTATGAAAATCAAGTGGGTGATTGGATTAAAAGAACATTATCTGGTAAAGGTTATAGTATTGAGCCAAAGGCAGCTGCGATGTTGGTAGAATTCTTAGGAAATGATTTGTCAAAGATAAGTAATGAATTAGATAAATTAAAAATTATCCTTCCCAAAGGTCATACGTTTACACCGCATGATATTGAAGAAAATATAGGAATTAGTAAAGATTATAATAATTTTGAACTCCGAAAAGCTATAGGCGAGAAAGACCAAATAAAAGCATATAAAATTGCTGAATATTTTTCTCAAAATCCAAAAGACAATCCTATTGTTGTTACTACAGGAATGGTTTTTGGATTCTTTTCTCAATTATTGCAATATCATGGATTAAAAGATAAATCTAAACAAAACGTTGCTTCTGTTTTAAGAGTAAATCCTTTTTTTGTAAAAGATTTTGAAGTTGGTTTTCGTAATTATCCTATGAAAAAAGTAAGCGCAATAATAACCACTTTACGAGATGTAGACTTAAAAAGTAAAGGTGTTAATTCTAACTCTATCCCGCAGAGAGATTTACTACAGGAAATGTTAGTTAAGATTTTTAATTAA
- a CDS encoding CAL67264 family membrane protein has product MGMNKNTVLAWATFIMILMGFLLIGLGIYRYADVAGWGFSAVGVGFFAIAWVFNALKGRV; this is encoded by the coding sequence ATGGGAATGAATAAAAATACAGTGTTAGCTTGGGCTACTTTTATAATGATTTTAATGGGATTTTTATTAATTGGACTTGGAATATATAGATATGCAGATGTGGCAGGTTGGGGATTCTCGGCCGTAGGAGTTGGTTTCTTTGCTATTGCATGGGTTTTCAATGCATTAAAAGGAAGAGTTTAA
- the ettA gene encoding energy-dependent translational throttle protein EttA yields MSDDKKVIFSMSKVNKIYSSTNKQVLKDIYLSFFYGAKIGILGLNGSGKSSLLKIIAGLDKNYQGDVVFAPNYTVGYLEQEPQLDETKTVIDIVKEGAAEIYALLDEFNKINDSFGLPEVYEDADKMQKLMDRQAELQDKIDAAGAWEIDNKLEVAMDALRTPEADTPINVLSGGEKRRVALCRLLLQQPDVLLLDEPTNHLDAESVLWLEQHLQQYAGTVIAVTHDRYFLDNVAGWILELDRGEGIPWKGNYSSWLDQKSKRMEQEEKTASKRRKTLERELDWVRQGAKGRQTKQKARLQNYDKLLNEDQKALDEKLEIYIPNGPRLGTNVIEAKNVAKAFGDKLLYDDLNFTLPQAGIVGIIGPNGAGKSTIFKMIMGEQQPDGGTFSIGETVKIAYVDQTHSNIDPEKSIYDNFCDGQELMMMGGRQVNSRAYLSRFNFGGSDQNKKVSTLSGGERNRLHLAMTLKEEGNVLLLDEPTNDLDINTLRALEEGLENFAGCAVIISHDRWFLDRVCTHILAFEGDSQVYCFEGSFSEYEENKKKRLGKDVTPTRIKYKKLIRN; encoded by the coding sequence ATGTCAGACGATAAAAAAGTAATATTTTCAATGTCTAAAGTAAACAAGATTTACTCTAGTACAAACAAACAAGTTTTAAAAGATATCTATTTAAGCTTTTTTTATGGAGCAAAAATTGGTATTCTAGGTTTAAACGGTTCTGGTAAATCTTCATTATTAAAAATTATTGCTGGCTTAGATAAAAACTATCAAGGAGATGTTGTTTTTGCACCAAATTATACCGTAGGATATTTAGAACAAGAACCACAATTAGACGAAACAAAAACAGTTATTGACATTGTAAAAGAAGGAGCTGCAGAAATTTATGCACTTTTAGACGAATTCAATAAAATTAATGACAGTTTTGGACTTCCAGAAGTTTATGAAGATGCAGATAAAATGCAAAAACTTATGGACCGTCAAGCAGAACTGCAAGATAAAATTGATGCAGCTGGTGCTTGGGAAATAGATAATAAATTGGAAGTTGCTATGGATGCACTTCGTACTCCAGAAGCAGATACTCCAATAAATGTACTTTCTGGTGGAGAAAAACGTAGAGTAGCCTTATGTCGTTTACTTTTACAACAGCCTGATGTTTTATTACTTGATGAGCCAACCAATCACTTGGATGCAGAATCAGTACTTTGGTTAGAACAACATTTACAACAATACGCAGGAACAGTAATTGCTGTAACACACGATAGATATTTCTTAGATAATGTAGCAGGTTGGATTCTTGAGTTAGATAGAGGTGAAGGTATTCCTTGGAAAGGAAATTATTCTTCTTGGTTAGACCAAAAATCTAAACGAATGGAGCAAGAAGAAAAAACGGCTTCAAAACGTAGAAAAACACTTGAACGTGAGTTGGATTGGGTTCGTCAAGGAGCAAAAGGTAGACAAACAAAACAAAAAGCACGTCTTCAAAATTATGACAAGCTTCTAAATGAAGATCAAAAGGCATTAGACGAAAAATTAGAAATTTATATTCCAAACGGGCCTCGTTTAGGTACAAATGTAATAGAAGCTAAAAATGTTGCAAAAGCATTTGGAGATAAATTATTATATGATGACTTGAATTTCACTTTGCCACAAGCAGGAATAGTTGGAATTATTGGACCTAATGGTGCTGGTAAATCAACTATTTTTAAAATGATTATGGGCGAGCAACAACCAGATGGTGGAACTTTTTCTATTGGAGAAACAGTTAAAATAGCTTATGTAGACCAAACGCATTCAAATATTGATCCTGAAAAATCAATTTATGATAATTTTTGTGATGGACAAGAATTAATGATGATGGGAGGAAGACAAGTAAATTCTCGTGCTTATCTTTCACGTTTTAATTTTGGTGGAAGTGATCAAAATAAAAAAGTATCTACTTTATCAGGTGGAGAAAGAAATCGACTTCATTTGGCAATGACACTTAAAGAAGAAGGAAATGTTCTTTTGCTAGATGAGCCAACAAATGATTTAGATATTAATACGTTAAGAGCTTTAGAAGAAGGATTGGAAAATTTTGCAGGATGTGCAGTTATTATTTCCCATGATAGATGGTTTTTAGATAGAGTTTGTACTCATATTTTAGCCTTTGAAGGAGATTCTCAAGTTTATTGTTTTGAAGGAAGTTTCTCTGAGTATGAAGAAAATAAGAAAAAAAGACTTGGTAAAGACGTAACTCCTACAAGAATTAAATACAAGAAATTAATTAGAAATTAA
- a CDS encoding ATP-binding protein, translating to MTRTKLFTLFILSLIFSINSFSQEIEFTSKDIKELLSKSGNHFLNLESDKSLQYANKALEYSIQINENELIAKSYNLIGLNFADFSDEKKAIEYYKKGLDYANKTSNDTIKCWLSNNIANLYSYHKIDFKESIKYYKIGLDYSVKLNDVYEITFNKLNMVTAYFSMGDYQSGIVYLNEVKKYVDNKGDIEAKITLNSLYADYYNQLNQDIKAEQYYLKALEYCFQNKVGFINSHVSNTFKDISNFYFKKKDFVKAYDFLHKHDSLQDLIYSEERTKEVKIAGQEIEKNEAKRIIEKIEAEKVIQEEKLFNTKVILFLFFIIFTILFLLLFILIKNNKNKRDSNLRLKLANEELKLAKERAEEASNIKTQFISNISHELRTPLYGVIGMTEIIEEEHKELRESQHLKSLKFSAKYLLALVNDILKVYKIEEQKIVLENTLFNLEDELETIVNSLHIIAKTNNNKITIEIDKSIPEFLFGDKIRLSQILINLLSNSLKFTNNGEIKVIAKAENYNESNLNLILEVIDNGIGIPKEFHETIFEKFVQIDRRNDDYQGTGLGLTIVKKLVDLFNGTIQLKSEIGIGTTFTLNLPFQSGVDKTIEMINSQEVDLSNYSNYKILIVEDNKINQVVTKRLLENHKFICTIVEDGFSAIEVLKTEEFDAILMDINMPKINGFETSKIIRSNGIKIPIIAVTAFDRQEIEEKMIDADINDVIVKPFEPAKLFQMIYRLINDKSLNNSKDKKNREND from the coding sequence ATGACAAGAACTAAGCTATTTACACTATTCATTTTAAGTTTAATTTTTTCTATAAATTCTTTTTCACAAGAAATAGAATTTACTTCAAAAGATATTAAAGAACTATTATCCAAATCTGGAAATCATTTTCTAAATCTGGAAAGTGATAAGTCATTACAATATGCCAATAAAGCACTAGAATATTCAATACAAATAAACGAAAACGAATTAATCGCTAAATCTTATAACCTAATAGGTTTAAATTTTGCAGATTTTTCAGATGAAAAAAAAGCAATTGAATATTATAAAAAAGGTTTAGATTATGCCAATAAAACTAGTAATGATACTATAAAATGTTGGTTGTCTAATAATATTGCTAATTTATACAGTTATCATAAAATTGATTTTAAAGAAAGTATAAAGTATTATAAAATAGGACTTGATTATTCTGTTAAGTTGAATGATGTTTATGAAATAACTTTTAATAAGTTAAATATGGTAACCGCTTATTTCTCAATGGGTGATTATCAAAGCGGAATTGTATATTTAAATGAAGTAAAAAAATATGTAGATAACAAAGGAGATATAGAGGCTAAAATTACTTTAAACTCTCTTTATGCAGATTATTACAATCAATTAAACCAAGACATTAAAGCAGAGCAATACTATTTAAAAGCATTAGAATATTGCTTTCAAAATAAAGTTGGGTTTATTAATTCTCATGTTTCAAATACTTTTAAAGATATTTCTAATTTTTATTTTAAGAAAAAAGACTTTGTTAAAGCATATGACTTTCTTCATAAACATGATTCACTGCAGGATCTTATTTATAGCGAAGAAAGAACTAAAGAAGTTAAAATAGCCGGACAAGAAATAGAAAAAAACGAAGCAAAAAGAATAATTGAAAAAATTGAAGCAGAAAAAGTTATTCAAGAAGAAAAGTTATTCAACACTAAAGTTATACTTTTTTTGTTTTTCATCATTTTTACCATTCTTTTTTTATTACTTTTTATTTTAATCAAAAATAATAAGAATAAGAGAGATTCAAATTTAAGATTAAAACTTGCTAATGAAGAACTAAAACTTGCAAAAGAAAGAGCTGAAGAAGCTTCAAATATTAAAACCCAATTTATTTCTAACATTAGTCATGAGTTAAGAACACCTTTATATGGTGTTATTGGAATGACAGAAATTATTGAAGAAGAACATAAAGAATTAAGAGAAAGTCAGCATTTAAAATCACTTAAGTTTTCAGCAAAATATTTACTAGCTTTAGTAAATGATATTTTAAAAGTATATAAAATTGAAGAACAAAAAATAGTATTAGAAAACACCTTGTTTAATTTAGAAGATGAATTAGAAACTATAGTAAATTCATTACATATTATCGCAAAAACAAATAATAACAAAATTACGATTGAAATTGATAAAAGTATTCCTGAATTTTTATTTGGTGATAAAATTAGACTTTCTCAAATTCTAATAAACTTATTAAGTAATTCTTTAAAGTTTACAAATAATGGCGAGATTAAAGTTATAGCTAAAGCCGAAAATTATAATGAGAGTAATTTAAATTTAATTTTAGAAGTAATTGATAATGGTATAGGTATTCCAAAAGAGTTTCATGAAACAATTTTTGAAAAATTTGTTCAAATTGACCGAAGAAATGATGATTATCAAGGTACAGGACTAGGTTTAACTATTGTAAAAAAACTGGTAGATTTATTTAATGGTACAATTCAGCTTAAAAGTGAAATAGGTATTGGTACAACTTTTACCTTAAACCTTCCATTTCAATCTGGAGTAGACAAAACAATTGAGATGATAAATTCTCAAGAAGTAGATTTGTCTAATTATTCTAATTATAAGATATTAATTGTTGAAGATAATAAAATCAATCAAGTTGTTACAAAGCGCTTACTTGAAAATCATAAATTTATTTGTACCATTGTCGAAGACGGTTTTAGTGCTATTGAAGTTTTAAAAACCGAAGAATTTGATGCCATTTTAATGGATATTAATATGCCAAAAATTAATGGATTCGAAACTTCAAAAATTATTAGAAGTAATGGTATTAAAATTCCTATTATTGCCGTTACAGCATTTGATAGACAGGAAATTGAAGAAAAAATGATAGATGCAGATATAAATGATGTAATCGTAAAACCATTTGAGCCAGCTAAGTTATTCCAAATGATTTATAGACTTATCAATGATAAATCTTTAAATAATTCCAAGGATAAAAAAAATAGAGAAAACGATTAA
- a CDS encoding sulfite exporter TauE/SafE family protein, giving the protein MDYLIICFVSLLASGLTLFSGFGLGTILLPFFALFFPVEIAITLTAIVHFLNNLFKLALLGKYANYKVIVSFGIPAILFAFLGAYTLKHLTGLTPLFDYILFGKQFYIEPLKVVIGLLLIFFALLDIIPKLKNLQFDSKYLPFGGVLSGYFGGLSGHQGALRSAFLIRANLSKEAFIATGVVIACIIDISRLSVYADTIIEQKDMLNYFLVFVATISAFLGAYFGNKLVKKVTIDSLQKLVAFLLIVFSIFFILGII; this is encoded by the coding sequence ATGGACTATTTAATCATTTGCTTTGTCTCATTATTAGCTTCAGGATTAACCTTATTTTCAGGATTTGGCCTTGGAACTATTTTACTTCCTTTTTTTGCTCTTTTTTTTCCTGTTGAAATTGCAATTACATTAACTGCAATTGTTCATTTTTTAAACAATTTATTCAAGTTGGCTTTACTAGGAAAATATGCCAATTATAAAGTTATTGTTTCATTCGGTATTCCAGCAATTCTGTTCGCTTTTTTAGGAGCTTATACTTTAAAACACTTAACTGGCCTTACTCCTCTTTTTGATTACATATTATTTGGTAAACAATTTTATATTGAACCTTTAAAAGTAGTTATTGGTTTATTGTTAATTTTCTTTGCCTTACTAGACATTATACCAAAATTAAAAAACTTACAATTCGACAGTAAATATTTGCCTTTTGGTGGCGTTTTAAGCGGTTATTTTGGTGGGCTTTCCGGACATCAAGGTGCTTTGAGAAGTGCATTCTTAATTAGAGCAAACCTTTCAAAAGAAGCTTTTATAGCAACTGGAGTTGTTATTGCGTGCATTATAGATATTTCAAGACTAAGTGTTTATGCAGATACTATTATTGAGCAAAAAGATATGTTAAATTATTTTCTTGTATTTGTAGCGACAATTTCAGCCTTTCTAGGAGCGTATTTTGGAAATAAATTAGTTAAAAAAGTAACGATTGATTCATTACAAAAATTGGTTGCTTTTTTATTAATCGTTTTCTCTATTTTTTTTATCCTTGGAATTATTTAA
- a CDS encoding DEAD/DEAH box helicase: MTFNELNLINPIQEALNDLGYAAPTSIQEQAIPEVLKGQDLVACAQTGTGKTGAFAIPIINYIHKVVGSAKKAKRIRTLVVTPTRELAHQICDSFNDYGKYTNIKSMVIYGGVNQNPQVDQLKKGVDVLIATPGRLLDLHKQGFVDLNHLHHLVLDEADQMLDMGFINDVKKIIKLTPENRQTLMFSATMPIAVRELADAFLTRPKYIITDPVSSTADNVTQKVYFVEKGDKRKLLYHIIRNDGIKNALVFTRTKHGADNVVKTLTKQGVTCAAIHGDKSQTSRQDVLDQFKNQEISILVATDIAARGIDIDNLPYVINFDLPNISETYVHRIGRTGRAGNSGIALTFCGKDERVYLTEIERLIRMKVKEVKDHPYPWNNEAAKEGSKPDLRNKKKNNNSRKSEASKKNKKRWY, translated from the coding sequence ATGACTTTTAACGAATTAAATTTAATAAACCCAATACAAGAAGCTTTAAATGATTTAGGTTATGCTGCTCCTACTTCAATACAGGAACAAGCCATTCCGGAAGTATTAAAAGGTCAGGATTTAGTTGCTTGTGCACAAACAGGAACTGGTAAAACAGGTGCTTTTGCTATTCCTATTATTAATTATATTCATAAAGTTGTAGGTTCTGCAAAAAAAGCGAAAAGAATTAGAACGCTTGTTGTTACTCCCACAAGAGAATTAGCCCATCAAATTTGCGATAGTTTTAATGATTACGGAAAATATACCAATATTAAATCGATGGTTATTTATGGAGGCGTTAATCAAAATCCACAAGTGGACCAATTAAAAAAAGGTGTTGATGTATTAATTGCTACACCGGGAAGATTATTAGATTTACACAAGCAAGGATTTGTAGATTTAAACCATTTACACCATTTGGTTTTAGACGAAGCAGATCAAATGCTAGATATGGGTTTTATTAATGATGTAAAGAAAATTATTAAATTAACTCCCGAAAACAGACAAACACTTATGTTTTCTGCAACTATGCCAATTGCAGTTAGAGAGCTTGCCGATGCATTTTTAACAAGACCAAAATATATTATAACTGATCCTGTTTCGAGTACAGCTGATAATGTAACTCAAAAAGTTTATTTTGTTGAAAAAGGAGATAAACGAAAGTTATTATACCACATTATTAGAAATGATGGAATTAAAAATGCACTTGTTTTTACCAGAACAAAACATGGTGCTGATAATGTTGTAAAAACATTAACAAAACAAGGTGTTACTTGCGCCGCAATTCATGGCGATAAATCTCAAACTTCTAGACAAGACGTTTTAGATCAATTTAAAAATCAAGAAATTTCTATATTAGTAGCTACTGATATTGCAGCAAGAGGAATTGATATTGATAATTTACCTTATGTGATTAATTTTGATTTACCTAATATATCTGAAACCTATGTTCATAGAATTGGAAGAACCGGTAGAGCTGGAAACTCAGGCATTGCACTTACTTTTTGCGGAAAAGACGAAAGAGTTTATCTAACAGAAATTGAGCGATTAATTAGAATGAAGGTTAAGGAAGTTAAAGATCATCCTTATCCATGGAACAATGAAGCTGCAAAAGAAGGTTCTAAACCTGATTTAAGAAATAAAAAGAAAAATAATAATTCAAGAAAATCAGAAGCTTCAAAGAAGAATAAAAAGCGTTGGTATTAG
- a CDS encoding formimidoylglutamase: MESIKLFTAKELAKITQHRSGEIKFGEKIQLIPPDVDAFNFIKDSSAQYVLLGIPEDIGVRANRGRAGTSTAFDSTLKSLVNIQHNKFCKGSNLILLGELNVENEMTLAENLDASNKEERKQLFSLVEKIDKEVSHVIHQIIKAGKKPIIIGGGHNNAYGNIKGLALAKGKPVNAVNFDPHTDFRILEGRHSGNGFSYAYEEGFLKKYFIFGLHESYISKGVQHTIKEIASRVKFATYEEIEIRKEKTYENQLDEALQFVKNDPFGIEIDLDAIPGIHTSAMTLSGFSVQQARQFIHHFASNKNASYIHICEGAPTLDESNNNHLTGKLIAYMITDFMKS; this comes from the coding sequence ATGGAAAGTATAAAATTATTCACAGCAAAAGAGCTTGCAAAAATAACTCAACACCGAAGCGGGGAAATAAAATTTGGCGAAAAAATTCAACTTATTCCACCAGATGTTGATGCTTTTAACTTCATTAAAGATTCTTCAGCTCAATATGTTTTATTAGGAATTCCTGAAGATATTGGCGTAAGAGCTAACAGAGGAAGAGCAGGAACATCAACTGCATTTGATTCAACTTTAAAAAGTTTAGTAAACATTCAACATAATAAATTTTGTAAAGGAAGTAATCTTATACTACTTGGCGAACTAAATGTTGAGAATGAAATGACTTTAGCTGAAAACTTAGATGCCTCAAATAAAGAGGAAAGAAAACAATTATTCAGTTTAGTTGAAAAAATTGACAAAGAAGTATCTCATGTCATTCATCAAATCATTAAAGCGGGAAAAAAACCAATAATTATAGGAGGCGGACATAATAATGCTTACGGAAATATTAAAGGCCTTGCTCTTGCAAAAGGAAAACCTGTAAATGCTGTAAATTTTGATCCTCATACCGATTTTAGAATTCTTGAAGGAAGACATTCTGGTAATGGATTTAGCTATGCGTATGAAGAAGGTTTTTTAAAGAAATATTTCATATTTGGATTACATGAAAGTTATATTTCTAAAGGAGTTCAGCATACAATTAAAGAAATTGCTTCAAGAGTTAAGTTTGCAACCTATGAAGAAATTGAAATTCGTAAAGAAAAAACATATGAAAACCAATTAGATGAAGCTTTACAGTTTGTTAAAAACGATCCATTTGGAATTGAAATAGACTTAGATGCAATTCCTGGAATTCATACCAGTGCTATGACTTTAAGCGGATTTAGCGTGCAACAAGCAAGACAATTTATTCATCATTTTGCTTCAAATAAAAATGCTTCATACATTCATATTTGTGAAGGTGCACCAACATTAGACGAAAGTAATAACAACCATTTAACAGGAAAACTGATAGCTTATATGATTACTGATTTTATGAAATCGTAA